Proteins from a genomic interval of Treponema succinifaciens DSM 2489:
- the feoB gene encoding ferrous iron transport protein B — protein sequence MSEIRIALAGNPNCGKTTMFNNLTGSNQYVGNWPGVTVEKKEGKMKGVKDVVVTDLPGIYSLSPYTSEEVVSRDYLIKDNPDAILDLVDATNIERNLYLTTQLLELGKPTVIALNMIDVLKKSGDSVDTEKLQAELGCTIIETSALKGTGVKEAAAAAKKAAESGKAFIPTAVFSKDVEEYISKMEAIVPSTVKSELKRWYAIKLLERDSVVLAQLALSSADSAKAEEISKELEKAKDDDVESIITNERYVYIQGIVSRCVRKSGQKMTRSDKIDRIVTNRWLGIPIFLAIMWGVYYIAVSSLGTVLTDWANDGLFGDGWNFLGIEGLAIPGISASVEEALTNAGANEVLIDCIVNGVIGGVGAVLGFVPQMAVLFLLLSFIEDCGYMVRIAFVMDRIFRKFGLSGKSFIPLLVGSGCGVPGIMASRTIENDNDRRLTIFTTTWVPCGAKLPVIALISGVIGAKLTGWDGGSLTLLMYVIGIGAVVMAAIILKKTKPFHGKAAPFVMELPQYHLPQLKTVLMHTWERLRGFIVKAGTILFVACLVIWFLSSYGFASPKDEVVENGEVVEESVEGGFGLVDADESLLADVGNVIRHVFKPLGFGEKVGGWQSAAASLSGFSAKEAIVSTMGVLANVDEENVEDDAVVAEAISGWFATALAAFAFLMFNLLDSPCLAAIATMANELKSRKWFWFAILFQNVFAYVLTLIVYQLGMLFVHGHFGIGTVFAFIFLAGIIFALFRKDPYKGQYFDSKTAS from the coding sequence ATGTCAGAAATCAGAATTGCTCTTGCAGGAAATCCAAACTGCGGAAAAACCACAATGTTCAACAACCTTACAGGCTCAAACCAGTACGTAGGAAACTGGCCTGGAGTTACTGTTGAAAAGAAAGAAGGAAAAATGAAGGGCGTGAAGGATGTTGTTGTAACGGACTTGCCTGGAATTTATTCACTTTCGCCTTATACTTCGGAGGAGGTTGTTTCCCGTGATTATCTTATCAAGGACAATCCGGACGCAATCCTTGACTTGGTTGATGCTACAAATATTGAAAGAAACCTTTATCTTACAACTCAGCTTCTTGAGCTTGGAAAGCCTACAGTAATTGCCTTGAATATGATTGATGTTCTTAAGAAGTCAGGCGATTCTGTTGATACAGAAAAACTTCAGGCTGAACTTGGCTGCACTATAATTGAAACAAGCGCGCTCAAAGGAACTGGCGTAAAGGAAGCTGCCGCCGCTGCAAAGAAAGCCGCTGAGTCTGGAAAAGCTTTTATTCCGACTGCTGTTTTCTCAAAAGATGTTGAAGAATATATTTCAAAAATGGAAGCTATTGTTCCTTCAACTGTAAAATCAGAATTGAAAAGATGGTATGCGATAAAGCTTCTTGAACGCGATTCTGTTGTGCTTGCCCAGCTTGCTCTTTCTTCTGCGGATTCTGCAAAGGCTGAAGAAATTTCAAAGGAGTTGGAAAAGGCAAAAGATGATGACGTTGAGTCAATCATAACAAATGAACGATACGTTTACATTCAGGGAATTGTAAGCCGATGCGTAAGAAAGTCTGGACAGAAAATGACTCGCTCAGACAAAATCGACCGCATTGTTACAAACCGCTGGCTTGGAATTCCAATTTTTCTTGCAATAATGTGGGGTGTTTATTACATTGCGGTTTCTTCTCTTGGAACAGTTTTGACTGACTGGGCAAATGACGGACTCTTTGGAGATGGATGGAACTTCCTTGGAATTGAAGGACTTGCTATTCCTGGAATTTCGGCTTCCGTTGAAGAGGCTCTTACAAATGCCGGCGCAAATGAAGTTCTTATTGACTGCATTGTCAACGGTGTTATTGGCGGTGTTGGAGCTGTTCTTGGATTTGTTCCTCAGATGGCTGTTTTGTTCCTTCTTCTTTCTTTTATTGAAGACTGCGGATACATGGTTCGCATCGCATTCGTTATGGATCGCATTTTCCGCAAGTTTGGTCTTTCTGGAAAATCATTTATTCCGCTTCTTGTAGGTTCTGGCTGTGGCGTTCCTGGAATTATGGCAAGCCGCACAATCGAAAATGACAACGACAGACGTCTTACAATCTTTACTACTACTTGGGTTCCTTGTGGGGCAAAACTTCCTGTAATTGCGCTTATCTCTGGTGTTATCGGTGCAAAGCTCACTGGATGGGACGGCGGTTCTCTTACACTTTTGATGTATGTAATCGGAATCGGAGCTGTTGTAATGGCTGCAATTATACTCAAGAAAACAAAGCCTTTCCACGGAAAAGCCGCGCCTTTCGTTATGGAGCTTCCGCAGTATCACCTTCCACAGCTTAAGACAGTTCTCATGCACACTTGGGAACGCCTTAGAGGATTCATTGTAAAAGCCGGAACAATTCTTTTTGTTGCTTGTCTTGTAATCTGGTTTCTTTCTTCTTACGGATTCGCTTCTCCAAAAGATGAGGTTGTAGAAAACGGCGAAGTTGTTGAAGAGTCAGTTGAAGGCGGATTCGGTCTTGTTGATGCAGATGAATCTTTGCTTGCCGATGTCGGAAATGTTATCCGCCACGTATTCAAGCCGCTTGGATTCGGTGAGAAAGTTGGCGGATGGCAGAGCGCGGCAGCTAGCTTGTCTGGATTCAGCGCAAAAGAAGCAATTGTTTCTACAATGGGTGTTCTTGCAAATGTTGATGAAGAAAATGTTGAGGATGATGCAGTTGTTGCTGAAGCTATCAGCGGATGGTTTGCTACAGCGTTGGCAGCCTTTGCATTTCTTATGTTCAACTTGCTTGATTCTCCTTGTCTTGCGGCAATTGCTACAATGGCAAACGAGCTTAAGAGCCGCAAATGGTTCTGGTTTGCAATCTTGTTCCAGAATGTTTTTGCTTATGTTTTGACATTGATTGTTTACCAGCTTGGAATGCTTTTTGTTCACGGACACTTTGGTATAGGAACTGTATTCGCCTTTATTTTCCTTGCGGGAATTATTTTCGCTTTGTTCAGAAAAGATCCTTACAAGGGACAGTACTTTGATTCAAAGACCGCATCGTAA
- a CDS encoding alanine/glycine:cation symporter family protein: MSFEAILNKIDDVVWGLPTIILIFVTGLLLTIRTRGIQFTKFGRAFKTIFRENEGHGELSGFGALCTALSATIGTGNIVGVATAILAGGPGALFWMWFMAILGTATKYSECMLSIKYREVKKDGHVLGGPFYVIEKGMGRNWKWLAVLFAVFGTMVGLFGIGTFTQVNGICGAVQNAFDPDKAAVAFSIGGNSYSWATVIGGAVITISVALVVIGGLKRIAMVAEKIVPAMAIIYVFLGLSVLIMNATKIPGAFALIFNGAFGADTGMQALAGATAGTIIRMAMQKGIARGIFSNEAGLGSAPIAASAVQTNEPVEQGMVNMTGTIIDTLIICTMTGLSIVIAGGDVWNSGLSGAALTSAAFSKVLGGDQHSVQFLLMLCLVFFAFTTILGWDYYSEKCLEYLSKGNMAVVKVYRWIYILAVAIGPYMTISAVWTIADITNALMAIPNCISLIVLSGIVAKETKTYFDRKPAL; encoded by the coding sequence ATGTCTTTTGAAGCAATCCTCAACAAAATTGATGATGTCGTATGGGGACTTCCCACCATCATCCTGATTTTTGTCACAGGTCTCCTGCTGACAATCCGTACCCGCGGAATCCAGTTCACGAAATTCGGACGCGCGTTCAAGACGATTTTCAGGGAGAATGAAGGTCACGGCGAGCTTTCAGGCTTCGGCGCGCTCTGCACGGCTCTTTCCGCTACAATCGGAACAGGAAACATTGTCGGTGTAGCAACCGCTATTCTTGCAGGCGGTCCGGGAGCCCTTTTCTGGATGTGGTTCATGGCGATTCTTGGAACTGCCACAAAGTACTCGGAATGTATGCTTTCAATCAAGTACCGCGAGGTCAAGAAGGACGGACACGTTCTTGGCGGACCTTTCTACGTGATTGAAAAAGGAATGGGCAGGAACTGGAAATGGCTTGCGGTTCTTTTCGCGGTTTTCGGAACTATGGTAGGACTTTTCGGAATCGGAACTTTCACTCAGGTGAACGGAATCTGCGGCGCGGTTCAGAACGCTTTTGACCCGGACAAGGCTGCGGTCGCATTCTCAATCGGCGGAAATTCATATTCCTGGGCAACCGTAATCGGCGGCGCTGTAATCACAATTTCTGTTGCTCTTGTCGTAATCGGCGGACTTAAACGGATTGCCATGGTCGCGGAAAAAATTGTTCCGGCGATGGCTATAATCTACGTGTTCCTCGGACTTTCAGTTCTTATCATGAACGCGACAAAAATCCCCGGAGCTTTCGCGCTCATCTTCAATGGCGCGTTTGGAGCTGACACTGGAATGCAGGCTCTTGCAGGCGCGACAGCCGGAACAATCATCAGAATGGCAATGCAGAAGGGAATCGCCCGCGGTATCTTCTCCAATGAGGCAGGTCTCGGTTCCGCTCCTATTGCGGCTTCGGCGGTTCAGACAAACGAGCCGGTCGAGCAGGGAATGGTCAATATGACCGGAACAATCATAGACACTCTGATTATCTGCACGATGACAGGACTTTCAATCGTAATCGCAGGCGGAGACGTATGGAACAGCGGACTTTCCGGAGCGGCTCTCACTTCTGCTGCGTTCTCAAAAGTTCTTGGCGGCGACCAGCATTCGGTTCAGTTCCTGCTCATGCTCTGTCTTGTGTTCTTCGCATTCACGACAATCCTCGGCTGGGATTACTATTCTGAAAAATGCCTTGAGTATCTTTCAAAAGGAAACATGGCGGTCGTAAAAGTCTACAGGTGGATCTACATCCTTGCCGTTGCAATCGGACCTTACATGACGATTTCCGCAGTCTGGACAATAGCCGACATCACGAACGCGCTCATGGCAATCCCTAACTGCATCTCGCTTATTGTTTTGAGCGGCATTGTGGCAAAGGAGACAAAGACGTATTTCGACAGAAAACCGGCGCTTTAA
- a CDS encoding RNA polymerase sigma factor, which yields MQETLNGSSRAFSKLTGFYYKRIFAIGMRFFHNQADAEDFAQNVFLKAYEKLSSFKGESLFSTWLTRIAFTTAMNQKERSHDAETLSDENLIPGKIKTPEEELIYSATVEALKGSLEILPERYAECVRLYFFNGMSHEEISKATGIPVNTIKSHIFRAKKILGKKLEDYR from the coding sequence GTGCAGGAAACTTTGAACGGTTCTTCCCGCGCGTTTTCCAAACTGACGGGTTTTTACTATAAGCGTATTTTTGCAATTGGAATGCGGTTTTTTCATAATCAGGCTGACGCTGAAGATTTTGCGCAGAATGTTTTTTTGAAGGCTTATGAAAAACTTTCAAGCTTTAAAGGCGAAAGTCTTTTTTCAACCTGGCTTACAAGAATTGCCTTTACAACTGCGATGAATCAGAAGGAAAGAAGCCACGATGCGGAAACTCTTTCTGATGAAAATTTGATTCCAGGAAAGATAAAAACGCCTGAGGAAGAGCTGATTTATTCTGCGACTGTTGAAGCCTTAAAAGGCTCTCTTGAAATTTTGCCTGAACGTTACGCTGAATGTGTACGGCTTTATTTTTTCAACGGAATGAGCCATGAGGAAATTTCAAAAGCCACAGGAATTCCCGTGAACACAATCAAGTCGCATATTTTCCGCGCAAAAAAAATTCTTGGAAAAAAACTGGAGGATTATAGATGA